The Maniola hyperantus chromosome 25, iAphHyp1.2, whole genome shotgun sequence genome segment aggtgactgactgaccgactgactgatctatcaacgcacagctcaaactactggacggatcgggctgaaatttggcatgcagatagctattatggcgtaggcatccgctaagaaaggattttgaaaattcaacccctaagggggtgaaacagaggtttaaaatttgtgtagtccacacggacgaagtcgcgagcatgagctagtattctttaaaaaaaaacaacaataacTGATTACATTTATTTAGTATCGGTAAATCAACTTCTTAGTTGACCAAATTCAACTTTTATACCTTTGGTACTAATATTCATTTCCTCAGACCCAGCACAGGAGTCATCTTTGCCATTTTCACACTCATCCTTCTCTTCTTCACTTACTTCCTTACTTCTTTCTTCCTCCTCGTCACAGTCATATTTAGCATTACATTGAAATTGACATTTGATTTCTTTAACAATATTGAATTTGTTGTTGCCTTTGTTGTTGCCTTTGTAGTTGCCGTGGTTGTTGCCTTGGTTGTTGCATTTTTCTTGGCATTCGTTTCTGGCGGCGCATCGTAAGCTGTTAATGAggaaaaaagtattattttcatACCTAGATCCTTAAATCCTCttaatttttagggctccgtacctcaacgtctcagtcgcatccgatatccggtATCCTGAGACAccttatacttgacgcggacggtaccgctgggttttttagtgcttatgctgatggcggttaaaaaaattgccagtgagtaaaaattagtattttcaattttcgaagatagagataagataactaggtatgtatatcaagtggggtatcataattatgaaagggcttcacctgtgcattctaaaacagatttcacttatttttaagcaccacagtttttgaattatcgtgtaaaacgtcgaaaaaatacgactgtagtacggaaccttttttttttaaatattcagatacaagttagcccttgaccgcaatctcacctggtggtaagtgatgatgcagtctaagatggaagcgggctaacgtggaaggtgtatggcagtttttactaaacccacgcccctttggtttctacacagcatcgtaccagaacgctaaatcgcttagctgcacggctttgccggtagggtgttaACTAAGCCTCTTCTTCTAAATCCTCTTCGGTTATGAGCTCACAGCACCAACGAAATCGTCTGCCATTTCATCTGGCAACGATACGTATAGACTTTATTGAAAATGCGCCAACCTTACGAGCTCTCACCTTGCTCAGTGGCCTgtttccagcaccttgagacaccaacgtctatcggttttctgaACTATGTGCCATTGCCCATTGcgatttcagcttcgcaacccgttgagctacgtcggttactctagttctcctacggatctcctcatttctgatttgatcacgtagagaaactccaagcattactccctccattgcccgctgagtgactctgagctttcttatgaggcccatagttagcgaccatgtctcggatccttATGTTATCAAATGTATTCCTGAGTAATATAGGCTACCTGCTGCTAGGTTGGTTACGATTACCCTAGTTCTCCTACGTaccgtaggagaactagggtAATCGTAGGTCTGTAGGCTACGGACCTCCTCATTTcttatttgatcacgtagagaaactccaagcataactccctccatcgcccgctgagtgactctgagctttcttatgaggcccatatagTTAGCGGCCTTACCTATTGGACATTCTCAACAGTTGCTTCACAATGGGTGATCGTAGCACCATTTTATCTTCTTCCTGCAGACCTCTTCCTTCTCCTTTGACTCCTTGAAATATGAACCGCTGCCTCTTCTTCTCATCTCGCTGATATGGTTTTTTTGTACTCTTTTTGTACTGTACATGGTGCTGGACTGCTTTATTCTTTggaatgaatattaaaaaaaaattcagagtaggtaggtacagtatgaggctgaaagtaatgtacatcgatcttcagaaggagatagcaaatttgtagagcacacTCTCTGTTCTTGAGACCGacaaatataggtatgagtgacagagacaacgctttacaaagccgaaatgtcattctgaaggccaatgtacattactttcggccgcgtactgtacctatatttttgcgCATCGTTTATCCGAAAGAGTTTAAACTTAGTACTGTTATTGTCAGCGCTTGCGGGAAGGTACAATGGTGCTGCGTGACTCATGAGTCGTATTTCTATACGCATGCCGGGCATTGTTAGTTTTCATATAAACATCTAGGTTCTATAGGCCGCGACAGggtaagatggcaatcggggtatgaggcggggggacgccccgcacacccgcacgtcattcaCCTGCGTTaggttccttccccgattgccattttaaaaaaaaacattggcCTTACATTGGCGCTTAAATGGGTTTTTTAATTCGTTTTGCAAACTAAACTTTTACTTGCACATGAAAATTTTCGTGTTCTAAAAAAAATGGGTTTTAGTAGTCGTTAGTGAAAGTATTGCTGAAATCAACATCCGTGGAGTATGGCCTTCGCaattaaaaccaatttcaaatAGAGTTCAGTAATCAGTCGGAGCTCTCACTTTTGAAGAGACGGTAAAGCGGAGTATAAATTAACGGAATAAATTGCAAGTTTGCATTTTCTATTTCCGTACCTGTATTTCTGTTTTACATGCGCAAAAAACCTATGtgaatttctttattccaccataacttttaaTGCTGGAACcattgatataaatgacaagatatggtcaagcgaacaaaatttttcacggtttagaaaccaaataaatcagcgccacctcttagatactaaggttttttttttaaagaatattagccacgttaaatgactaatattcccctttcctctccaattaagcgtcaggcttgtgctaggagtaggtacgacaatagtgcaataggcggggtttgaaccgtcgacctttcggttttcagtccactcctacaccggttgagctattgaggctctaaaatttgAGATGAGGAATAAATATACCTGGTCATGTCCCAACAAATGATGCACCAGATAGACAGCTTCATCACTGGTATCTGATGATAACACCTGGTCCACCTGAGCTCTGTTCTTGACTGCAGAGTTTTTGTCAAGGACAATGATGAGCGGTTGCTTATGTTGATGCAATCTGTTACTCAGTAAGGATAGGTGGTTTGAAGAGTCCCGTTAAcgtaaactactggacggatcgggctgaaatttggcatgcagatagctattatggcgtaggcatccgctaagaaaggattttgaaaattcaacccctaagggggtgaaacagaggtttaaaatttgtgtagtccacacggacgaagtcgcgagcatgagctagtattctttaaaaaaaaacaacaataacTGATTACATTTATTTAGTATCGGTAAATCAACTTCTTAGTTGACCAAATTCAACTTTTATACCTTTGGTACTAATATTCATTTCCTCAGACCCAGCACAGGAGTCATCTTTGCCATTTTCACACTCATCCTTCTCTTCTTCACTTACTTCCTTACTTCTTTCTTCCTCCTCGTCACAGTCATATTTAGCATTACATTGAAATTGACATTTGATTTCTTTAACAATATTGAATTTGTTGTTGCCTTTGTTGTTGCCTTTGTAGTTGCCGTGGTTGTTGCCTTGGTTGTTGCATTTTTCTTGGCATTCGTTTCTGGCGGCGCATCGTAAGCTGTTAATGAggaaaaaagtattattttcatACCTAGATCCTTAAATCCTCttaatttttagggctccgtacctcaacgtctcagtcgcatccgatatccggtATCCTGAGACAccttatacttgacgcggacggtaccgctgggttttttagtgcttatgctgatggcggttaaaaaaattgccagtgtgtaaaaattagtattttcaattttcgaagatagagataagataactaggtatgtatatcaagtggggtatcataattatgaaagggcttcacctgtgcattctaaaacagatttcacttatttttaagcaccacagtttttgaattatcgtgtaaaacgtcgaaaaaatacgactgtagtacggaacctttttttttaaatattcagatacaagttagcccttgaccgcaatctcacctggtggtaagtgatgatgcagtctaagatggaagcgggctaacgtggaaggtgtatggcagtttttactaaacccacgcccctttggtttctacacagcatcgtaccagaacgctaaatcgcttagctgcacggctttgccggtagggtgttaACTAAGCCTCTTCTTCTAAATCCTCTTCGGTTATGAGCTCACAGCACCAACGAAATCGTCTGCCATTTCATCTGGTAACGATACGTATAGACTTTATTGAAAATGCGCCAACCTTACGAGCTCTCACCTTGCTCAGTGGCCTgtttccagcaccttgagacaccaacgtctatcggttttctgaACTATGTGCCATTGCCCATTGcgatttcagcttcgcaacgcgttgagctatgtcggttactctagttctcctacggatctcctcatttctgatttgatcacgtagagaaactccaagcattactccctccattgcccgctgagtgactctgagctttcttatgaggcccatagttagcgaccatgtctcggatccttATGTTATCAAATGTATTCCTGAGTAATATAGGCTACCTGCTGCTAGGTTGGTTACGATTACCCTAGTTCTCCTATGTaccgtaggagaactagggtAATCGTAGGTCTGTAGGCTACGGACCTCCTCATTTcttatttgatcacgtagagaaactccaagcataactccctccatcgcccgctgagtgactctgagctttcttatgaggcccatatagTTAGCGGCCTTACCTATTGGACATTCTCAACAGTTGCTTCACAATGGGTGATCGTAGCACCATTTTATCTTCTTCCTGCAGACCTCTTCCTTCTCCTTTGACTCCTTGAAATATGAACCGCTGCCTCTTCTTCTCATCTCGCTGATATGGTTTTTCTGTACTCTTTTTGTACTGTACATGGTGCTGGACTGCTTTATTCTTTggaatgaatattaaaaaaaaattcagagtaggtaggtacagtatgaggctgaaagtaatgtacatcgatcttcagaaggagatagcaaatttgtagagcacacTCTCTGTTCTTGAGACCGacaaatataggtatgagtgacagagacaacgctttacaaagccgaaatgtcattctgaaggccaatgtacattactttcggccgcgtactgtacctatatttttgcgCATCGTTTATCCGAAAGAGTTTAAACTTAGTACTGTTATTGTCAGCGCTTGCGGGAAGGTACAATGGTGCTGCGTGACTCATGAGTCGTATTTCTATACGCATGCCGGGCATTGTTAGTTTTCATATAAACATCTAGGTTCTATAGGCCGCGACAGggtaagatggcaatcggggtatgaggcggggggacgccccgcacacccgcacgtcattcaCCTGCGTTaggttccttccccgattgccattttaaaaaaaacattggcCTTACATTGGCGCTTAAATGGGTTTTTTAATTCGTTTTGCAAACTAAACTTTTACTTGCACATGAAAATTTTCGTGTTCTAAAAAAAATGGGTTTTAGTAGTCGTTAGTGAAAGTATTGCTGAAATCAACATCCGTGGAGTATGGCCTTCGCaattaaaaccaatttcaaatAGAGTTCAGTAATCAGTCGGAGCTCTCACTTTTGAAGAGATGGTAAAGCGGAGTATAAATTAACGGAATAAATTGCAAGTTTGCATTTTCTATTTCCTTACCTGTATTTCTGTTTTACATGCGCAAAAAACCTATGtgaatttctttattccaccataacttttaaTGCTGGAACcattgatataaatgacaagatatggtcaagcgaacaaaatttttcacggtttagaaaccaaataaatcagcgccacctcttagatactaaggttttttttttaaagaatattagccacgttaaatgactaatattcccctttcctctccaattaagcgtcaggcttgtgctaggagtaggtacgacaatagtgcaataggcggggtttgaaccgtcgacctttcggttttcagtccactcctacaccggttgagctattgaggctctaaaatttgAGATGAGGAATAAATATACCTGGTCATGTCCCAACAAATGATGCACCAGATAGACAGCTTCATCACTGGTATCTGATGATAACACCTGGTCCACCTGAGCTCTGTTCTTGACTGCAGAGTTTTTGTCAAGGACAATGATGAGCGGTTGCTTATGTTGATGCAATCTGTTACTCAGTAAGGATAGGAGGTTTGAAGAGTCCCGTTTGGTTGCCTCGGTGTTTTGCTGTGCCTGTAAATAAATT includes the following:
- the LOC117993773 gene encoding uncharacterized protein, whose product is RDSSNHLSLLSNRLHQHKQPLIIVLDKNSAVKNRAQVDQVLSSDTSDEAVYLVHHLLGHDQNKAVQHHVQYKKSTKKPYQRDEKKRQRFIFQGVKGEGRGLQEEDKMVLRSPIVKQLLRMSNSLRCAARNECQEKCNNQGNNHGNYKGNNKGNNKFNIVKEIKCQFQCNAKYDCDEEEERSKEVSEEEKDECENGKDDSCAGSEEMNISTKGIKVEFGQLRS
- the LOC117993791 gene encoding uncharacterized protein, which encodes MASSKTFLEISIFVTLLVVAQQNTEATKRDSSNLLSLLSNRLHQHKQPLIIVLDKNSAVKNRAQVDQVLSSDTSDEAVYLVHHLLGHDQNKAVQHHVQYKKSTEKPYQRDEKKRQRFIFQGVKGEGRGLQEEDKMVLRSPIVKQLLRMSNSLRCAARNECQEKCNNQGNNHGNYKGNNKGNNKFNIVKEIKCQFQCNAKYDCDEEEERSKEVSEEEKDECENGKDDSCAGSEEMNISTKGIKVEFGQLRS